The following proteins come from a genomic window of Oncorhynchus masou masou isolate Uvic2021 chromosome 25, UVic_Omas_1.1, whole genome shotgun sequence:
- the c25h5orf34 gene encoding uncharacterized protein C5orf34 homolog isoform X1, with the protein MMTSSKTNIGLMIMYKDESVDVRYVDDSRLLLSPCGSEFMLEKARTRSAHPLQSNEKVRQRTRFATSSYKDLMLGALEFRNEYATRPYLPEELISDDHRKQVFSIDPEVEWPTCYSCTAEVGLNREIVISSVERSASLLLSSSGEEFSVNFTCRLSHNQHHRPRSRDPNRSVTEHIQQDNQTCRPKTPSQQSGACAEQQQGEVYLSTRVVQHHSVSCVPLVWRYPLSLALHLWRAQSQTSGERNRGETQEETARGRDQTERAVTMTSTSRGERRSHLPQALPLKCPSPHQHRWKPMYSLVQDEQEADQDLPTELVKVVWCQGVLYRIVDGAIPVVEVSPGDGSVIRSNGVLASYFTHHRAGPGPGEVKDVTYHLSSLPPDTPGQVYSVCSMVTRASRILNCYNQETSSEPFIQEVHISESGYINTTETRQSRPNCVAEELEKIKRFNFLLDNSHLLKAQRGSTVVGCGSKEHVAHCEPVNESIAEALQRTSKTIQDIDNLLLSRDTVMQDSG; encoded by the exons ATGATGACCAGCAGCAAAACGAATATCGGTTTGATGATCATGTACAAGGATGAGTCGGTGGACGTCCGTTATGTAGATGATTCCCGTTTGCTCTTGTCGCCCTGTGGCTCGGAGTTCATGTTGGAGAAAGCCCGTACACGATCTGCACATCCTCTTCAGTCTAATGAGAAGGTTCGACAGAGGACCAGGTTCGCCACCAGCAGCTACAAG GACCTGATGCTTGGTGCTTTGGAGTTCAGGAACGAGTATGCAACACGACCTTACCTGCCTGAAGAACTCATCTCGGACGACCACAGAAAG CAGGTCTTCAGCATTGACCCTGAGGTGGAGTGGCCTACATGTTATTCCTGTACTGCTGAGGTGGGATTGAACCGAGAGATTGTCATCAGTTCAGTGGAGCGGAGTGCCAGTCTGCTGCTTTCTTCCTCTGGAGAGGAGTTCTCTGTAAACTTCACCTGCAGACTTAGTCACAACCAACACCACAGGCCTCGGAGCCGAGACCCAAATAGGTCTGTCACTGAACACATACAGCAAGACAACCAAACCTGTAGGCCAAAGACTCCATCTCAACAGAGTGGCGCCTGTGCTGAGCAACAG CAAGGAGAGGTATACCTGTCCACCAGAGTGGTCCAGCACCACTCTGTCTCCTGTGTTCCTCTGGTGTGGCGCTACCCTCTGTCTCTGGCCCTTCACCTCTGGCGCGCCCAGTCCCAGACCtctggagagaggaacaggggggAGACACAAGAAGAGACAGCCAGGGGGAGAGACCAGACTGAGAGAGCAGTGACAATGACAAGCACatctagaggagagaggaggtctCACCTGCCCCAAGCCCTGCCTCTCAAATGCCCTTCCCCTCATCAGCAcag GTGGAAGCCAATGTATTCTCTGGTCCAAGATGAACAGGAGGCAGACCAAGACCTCCCTACAGAGTTGGTTAAAGTGGTGTGGTGCCAAGGGGTGCTATACAG GATAGTGGATGGAGCCATCCCAGTTGTGGAGGTTTCTCCAGGGGATGGTTCAGTCATCAGGTCTAATGGAGTTCTGGCCAGCTACTTCACCCACCACAGAGCTGGCCCTGGCCCTGGGGAG GTAAAGGATGTGACGTACCACCTAAGCAGCCTCCCCCCTGACACACCTGGGCAGGTCTACTCTGTGTGCTCTATGGTGACTCGAGCCAGCAG GATCCTGAACTGCTACAACCAG gAGACCAGTTCAGAGCCCTTTATACAGGAAGTACACATTTCTGAGTCTGGTTACATTAATACCACTGAAACAAGACAAAGCAG GCCTAACTGTGTTGCTGAAGAGCTGGAGAAGATCAAACGCTTCAACT TTCTGTTGGATAACAGTCATCTTCTTAAAGCCCAGAGGGGTTCTACAGTGGTGGGCTGTGGTTCTAAAGAGCACGTGGCCCACTGTGAGCCGGTCAACGAGAGCATCGCGGAGGCCCTCCAGAGAACCTCCAAAACCATCCAGGATATCGACAACCTCCTACTTTCTAGAGACACCGTCATGCAGGACAGCGGATAA
- the LOC135513855 gene encoding polyadenylate-binding protein-interacting protein 1-like isoform X2 — translation MTENFDRAPGAGRAHIKSRSPGLADVGDGDATSVFNQREPLRQPRTSPPLTENNPNNSEAIGGESRSPSKPHQFIHNHSTPASKVKSVDSLVNTSILSANAPEFYPASFSPYEESVSEDGSDGYYTEMTLAELVEEFLSYLNSSPGSFETDIEHMVNMLNSWVTTEETLQELVELIYTQSTAIPNFSYTGARLCNFLSHNLVLSPASGNFRQLLLKRCRTEYEQRDVAVRGDQDTQKKFQAYVLFLGELYLRLEVKSAKGPPSRAEILLIALRELMNALFSNPVDGNLICAVKLLKLTGSVLEDVWKEKGKSDMDQLVQRIENIVLDAQCSRMSLRSTLQTALPSQQPTLNIQKNTRRSWIGKTTVSQRTVKRMEMNRRSMTRMRWTLRSRKLLRSSA, via the exons ATGACTGAGAATTTCGACCGAGCTCCAGGCGCTGGTAGAGCCCATATAAAGTCAAGAAGCCCCGGCCTTGCAGATGTAGGAGACGGGGACGCCACATCTGTTTTCAACCAGCGTGAGCCTCTTCGGCAACCTCGGACTTCTCCACCTTTGACTGAGAACAACCCAAACAATAGTGAAGCTATCGGCGGAG AAAGCAGAAGCCCAAGCAAACCCCACCAATTCATTCACAACCACAGCACTCCTGCCTCCAAAGTGAAAAGTGTGGACTCTCTGGTGAATACCTCCATTCTGTCAGCCAATGCACCGGAGTTCTACCCTGCTAGCTTCTCCCCCTATGAG GAATCCGTTTCGGAGGATGGCAGTGATGGCTATTATACTGAGATGACATTGGCTGAATTGGTTGAGGAGTTTCTCAGCTACCTAAACTCCTCGCCGGGGTCCTTTGAGACGGACATTGAGCACATGGTAAACATGCTGAACAGCTGGGTTACTACTGAGGAGACGTTGCAAGAACTGGTGGAACTCATCTACACACAA TCTACTGCTATCCCCAATTTCTCATACACGGGGGCAAGGCTCTGTAACTTCCTGTCTCATAACCTCGTACTCAGCCCAGCAAGTGGAAACTTTCGTCAGCTTTTACTAAAACG gtgtcggACAGAGTATGAACAGAGGGACGTAGCGGTGCGAGGAGACCAGGACACACAGAAGAAGTTCCAGGCCTATGTGCTCTTTCTGGGGGAGCTCTATCTCAGACTGGAG GTAAAGAGTGCAAAGGGGCCTCCGTCCCGAGCTGAGATCCTGCTAATCGCCCTGAGGGAGCTGATGAATGCCCTCTTCTCTAACCCAGTGGATGGAAACCTCATCTGTGCTGTCAAACTGCTTAAG TTGACCGGCTCGGTTCTGGAGGATGtgtggaaagagaaagggaagtCTGACATGGACCAGCTAGTCCAGAGGATTGAGAACATTGTACTGGACGCCCAGTGCAGCAG AATGAGCCTACGTTCTACACTGCAGACGGCACTCCCTTCACAGCAGCCGACCCTG AATATTCAGAAAAATACCAGGAGATCTTGGATCGGGAAGACGACTGTTTCCCAGAGGACTGTGAAGAGAATGGAAATGAATC GTCGTTCAATGACGAGGATGAGATGGACCCTGAGATCGAGGAAGCTTTTGAGAAGTTCTGCctag
- the c25h5orf34 gene encoding uncharacterized protein C5orf34 homolog isoform X2, with protein MMTSSKTNIGLMIMYKDESVDVRYVDDSRLLLSPCGSEFMLEKARTRSAHPLQSNEKVRQRTRFATSSYKDLMLGALEFRNEYATRPYLPEELISDDHRKVFSIDPEVEWPTCYSCTAEVGLNREIVISSVERSASLLLSSSGEEFSVNFTCRLSHNQHHRPRSRDPNRSVTEHIQQDNQTCRPKTPSQQSGACAEQQQGEVYLSTRVVQHHSVSCVPLVWRYPLSLALHLWRAQSQTSGERNRGETQEETARGRDQTERAVTMTSTSRGERRSHLPQALPLKCPSPHQHRWKPMYSLVQDEQEADQDLPTELVKVVWCQGVLYRIVDGAIPVVEVSPGDGSVIRSNGVLASYFTHHRAGPGPGEVKDVTYHLSSLPPDTPGQVYSVCSMVTRASRILNCYNQETSSEPFIQEVHISESGYINTTETRQSRPNCVAEELEKIKRFNFLLDNSHLLKAQRGSTVVGCGSKEHVAHCEPVNESIAEALQRTSKTIQDIDNLLLSRDTVMQDSG; from the exons ATGATGACCAGCAGCAAAACGAATATCGGTTTGATGATCATGTACAAGGATGAGTCGGTGGACGTCCGTTATGTAGATGATTCCCGTTTGCTCTTGTCGCCCTGTGGCTCGGAGTTCATGTTGGAGAAAGCCCGTACACGATCTGCACATCCTCTTCAGTCTAATGAGAAGGTTCGACAGAGGACCAGGTTCGCCACCAGCAGCTACAAG GACCTGATGCTTGGTGCTTTGGAGTTCAGGAACGAGTATGCAACACGACCTTACCTGCCTGAAGAACTCATCTCGGACGACCACAGAAAG GTCTTCAGCATTGACCCTGAGGTGGAGTGGCCTACATGTTATTCCTGTACTGCTGAGGTGGGATTGAACCGAGAGATTGTCATCAGTTCAGTGGAGCGGAGTGCCAGTCTGCTGCTTTCTTCCTCTGGAGAGGAGTTCTCTGTAAACTTCACCTGCAGACTTAGTCACAACCAACACCACAGGCCTCGGAGCCGAGACCCAAATAGGTCTGTCACTGAACACATACAGCAAGACAACCAAACCTGTAGGCCAAAGACTCCATCTCAACAGAGTGGCGCCTGTGCTGAGCAACAG CAAGGAGAGGTATACCTGTCCACCAGAGTGGTCCAGCACCACTCTGTCTCCTGTGTTCCTCTGGTGTGGCGCTACCCTCTGTCTCTGGCCCTTCACCTCTGGCGCGCCCAGTCCCAGACCtctggagagaggaacaggggggAGACACAAGAAGAGACAGCCAGGGGGAGAGACCAGACTGAGAGAGCAGTGACAATGACAAGCACatctagaggagagaggaggtctCACCTGCCCCAAGCCCTGCCTCTCAAATGCCCTTCCCCTCATCAGCAcag GTGGAAGCCAATGTATTCTCTGGTCCAAGATGAACAGGAGGCAGACCAAGACCTCCCTACAGAGTTGGTTAAAGTGGTGTGGTGCCAAGGGGTGCTATACAG GATAGTGGATGGAGCCATCCCAGTTGTGGAGGTTTCTCCAGGGGATGGTTCAGTCATCAGGTCTAATGGAGTTCTGGCCAGCTACTTCACCCACCACAGAGCTGGCCCTGGCCCTGGGGAG GTAAAGGATGTGACGTACCACCTAAGCAGCCTCCCCCCTGACACACCTGGGCAGGTCTACTCTGTGTGCTCTATGGTGACTCGAGCCAGCAG GATCCTGAACTGCTACAACCAG gAGACCAGTTCAGAGCCCTTTATACAGGAAGTACACATTTCTGAGTCTGGTTACATTAATACCACTGAAACAAGACAAAGCAG GCCTAACTGTGTTGCTGAAGAGCTGGAGAAGATCAAACGCTTCAACT TTCTGTTGGATAACAGTCATCTTCTTAAAGCCCAGAGGGGTTCTACAGTGGTGGGCTGTGGTTCTAAAGAGCACGTGGCCCACTGTGAGCCGGTCAACGAGAGCATCGCGGAGGCCCTCCAGAGAACCTCCAAAACCATCCAGGATATCGACAACCTCCTACTTTCTAGAGACACCGTCATGCAGGACAGCGGATAA
- the LOC135513855 gene encoding polyadenylate-binding protein-interacting protein 1-like isoform X1 translates to MTENFDRAPGAGRAHIKSRSPGLADVGDGDATSVFNQREPLRQPRTSPPLTENNPNNSEAIGGESRSPSKPHQFIHNHSTPASKVKSVDSLVNTSILSANAPEFYPASFSPYEESVSEDGSDGYYTEMTLAELVEEFLSYLNSSPGSFETDIEHMVNMLNSWVTTEETLQELVELIYTQSTAIPNFSYTGARLCNFLSHNLVLSPASGNFRQLLLKRCRTEYEQRDVAVRGDQDTQKKFQAYVLFLGELYLRLEVKSAKGPPSRAEILLIALRELMNALFSNPVDGNLICAVKLLKLTGSVLEDVWKEKGKSDMDQLVQRIENIVLDAQCSRDVKQMLLRLVELRSSNWGRVHAAAASDATPDNDPNYFMNEPTFYTADGTPFTAADPEYSEKYQEILDREDDCFPEDCEENGNESSFNDEDEMDPEIEEAFEKFCLESERRRR, encoded by the exons ATGACTGAGAATTTCGACCGAGCTCCAGGCGCTGGTAGAGCCCATATAAAGTCAAGAAGCCCCGGCCTTGCAGATGTAGGAGACGGGGACGCCACATCTGTTTTCAACCAGCGTGAGCCTCTTCGGCAACCTCGGACTTCTCCACCTTTGACTGAGAACAACCCAAACAATAGTGAAGCTATCGGCGGAG AAAGCAGAAGCCCAAGCAAACCCCACCAATTCATTCACAACCACAGCACTCCTGCCTCCAAAGTGAAAAGTGTGGACTCTCTGGTGAATACCTCCATTCTGTCAGCCAATGCACCGGAGTTCTACCCTGCTAGCTTCTCCCCCTATGAG GAATCCGTTTCGGAGGATGGCAGTGATGGCTATTATACTGAGATGACATTGGCTGAATTGGTTGAGGAGTTTCTCAGCTACCTAAACTCCTCGCCGGGGTCCTTTGAGACGGACATTGAGCACATGGTAAACATGCTGAACAGCTGGGTTACTACTGAGGAGACGTTGCAAGAACTGGTGGAACTCATCTACACACAA TCTACTGCTATCCCCAATTTCTCATACACGGGGGCAAGGCTCTGTAACTTCCTGTCTCATAACCTCGTACTCAGCCCAGCAAGTGGAAACTTTCGTCAGCTTTTACTAAAACG gtgtcggACAGAGTATGAACAGAGGGACGTAGCGGTGCGAGGAGACCAGGACACACAGAAGAAGTTCCAGGCCTATGTGCTCTTTCTGGGGGAGCTCTATCTCAGACTGGAG GTAAAGAGTGCAAAGGGGCCTCCGTCCCGAGCTGAGATCCTGCTAATCGCCCTGAGGGAGCTGATGAATGCCCTCTTCTCTAACCCAGTGGATGGAAACCTCATCTGTGCTGTCAAACTGCTTAAG TTGACCGGCTCGGTTCTGGAGGATGtgtggaaagagaaagggaagtCTGACATGGACCAGCTAGTCCAGAGGATTGAGAACATTGTACTGGACGCCCAGTGCAGCAG AGATGtgaagcagatgttattgcggctGGTGGAGCTGAGGTCTAGTAACTGGGGCAGAGTccatgctgctgctgcttctgacGCTACACCTGACAATGACCCCAACTACTTTATG AATGAGCCTACGTTCTACACTGCAGACGGCACTCCCTTCACAGCAGCCGACCCTG AATATTCAGAAAAATACCAGGAGATCTTGGATCGGGAAGACGACTGTTTCCCAGAGGACTGTGAAGAGAATGGAAATGAATC GTCGTTCAATGACGAGGATGAGATGGACCCTGAGATCGAGGAAGCTTTTGAGAAGTTCTGCctagagtcagagaggagacgACGATGA